The following are encoded in a window of Geobacter metallireducens GS-15 genomic DNA:
- a CDS encoding undecaprenyl-diphosphate phosphatase, with amino-acid sequence MNPLHATVLGAIQGLTEVLPVSSSAHLILIPWLFGWPESGITFDVALHLGTLIALALYFRRDIAELVVNALSGLTGGAHSSATRLPWYIIAGCVPAAIVGKTLEEPIEAIFRANPAIIAAFLIGFGLLLALADTLGSKKSRMDQIDLKNAMMIGLAQCLALLPGVSRSGITITAALFLGFSRETAARFSFLLSLPIVAGAALLKVGHLVRHGVPEGELQPLLIGVGVSAVFGYVSVALLLKLVQRYSLYPFVWYRLLAGAGVLLFIFNQ; translated from the coding sequence ATGAATCCCCTTCACGCAACAGTTCTCGGAGCCATTCAGGGTCTCACCGAAGTGCTCCCCGTCAGCAGTTCAGCGCACCTGATTCTCATTCCCTGGCTCTTCGGGTGGCCCGAATCGGGGATCACCTTCGACGTGGCCCTCCATCTGGGAACCCTCATCGCTCTCGCCCTCTACTTCCGCCGCGACATCGCCGAACTGGTCGTGAATGCCCTCTCGGGCCTCACAGGGGGGGCACACTCCTCCGCCACCCGGCTTCCCTGGTACATCATCGCCGGCTGCGTCCCCGCCGCCATCGTCGGAAAGACCCTCGAAGAGCCCATCGAAGCGATCTTCCGCGCCAACCCGGCCATTATCGCCGCTTTCCTGATCGGCTTCGGGCTTCTGCTGGCCCTGGCGGACACCCTCGGTTCGAAAAAGTCGCGCATGGACCAGATCGACCTCAAGAACGCCATGATGATCGGTCTCGCCCAGTGCCTAGCGCTCCTCCCCGGCGTCTCCCGCTCGGGGATCACCATCACCGCGGCGCTCTTCCTCGGCTTCAGCCGGGAAACGGCGGCCCGGTTTTCTTTCCTCCTCTCCCTCCCCATCGTGGCCGGAGCGGCGCTCCTGAAGGTGGGGCACCTGGTGCGGCACGGCGTTCCCGAAGGGGAACTGCAGCCGCTCCTGATCGGCGTCGGCGTCTCGGCAGTGTTCGGCTATGTGAGCGTCGCCCTCCTCCTCAAGCTGGTGCAGCGCTACTCGCTCTACCCCTTTGTCTGGTACCGGCTCCTGGCAGGGGCAGGAGTGCTACTCTTCATCTTCAACCAATAA
- a CDS encoding AlwI family type II restriction endonuclease — protein sequence MRDGLLALATSNLDGNIKGRENEIRFAWELHHAGVVNIIRPDADVSDMGRKWRAALSQLGFIYPELPTRAGIAQEELGRPFIITPNGRRLVEAESVSGIQECFLRSLAAYYIPSVLEPNYTYNLFSPLRHTLAVLLELERRTGESRLNFQEMALYVQLTATEAPTVEIVDQILTFRAARSEAQNKRRFDQDSYNAAGVEHQYAPGTFRDYADTNFRYLKATGLVQSKGRGIAIVPEKHVFVEQLVADIALPDNDLRLVSSLCNGATLPTDNRDTARIVLYDLVAQVNRRGVQFNITGRTVDTAADIAIVRHEAEDILSRMNEEEYANRQGEEWHEIAEYMDLLINPRRRRGGDDDEEAIAIPQAEAPAYFEWTLWRAFLAIDSLMNRPYEARRFKIDQDFLPIGPAPGGGPDLLFEFEDFVVVVEVTLTENSRQEAAEGEPVRRHVADEVVRYAAQNKPVYGLFLAKKIDSNTAETFRIGVWYDRDDNRMGLDIIPLTIAQFKTLFEAMFRSGNVRVAEIRELLNICTGFRPDLHAPEWKAEIDRTVLARAAVLTA from the coding sequence TTGCGCGACGGTCTTTTAGCATTAGCGACCTCGAACCTTGACGGAAATATCAAGGGACGTGAAAACGAAATCCGTTTCGCTTGGGAACTTCACCACGCTGGCGTAGTGAATATTATCCGACCGGATGCAGACGTATCCGACATGGGACGCAAGTGGCGGGCGGCATTGAGCCAGCTTGGCTTTATCTATCCGGAGCTTCCAACACGAGCCGGGATTGCACAGGAAGAACTGGGCAGACCGTTTATCATTACCCCAAACGGTCGCCGACTGGTGGAAGCGGAAAGCGTTTCCGGCATTCAGGAATGCTTCCTGCGGTCCTTGGCAGCATATTACATTCCTTCGGTTCTTGAACCAAATTACACCTACAATCTGTTTTCCCCTTTACGTCATACCTTGGCGGTGCTGCTGGAACTGGAACGTCGGACCGGTGAAAGCAGGCTGAACTTTCAGGAAATGGCGCTGTATGTCCAACTTACCGCCACAGAAGCGCCAACGGTTGAAATCGTTGACCAGATACTGACTTTCCGCGCTGCACGCAGTGAAGCGCAGAACAAGCGGCGTTTCGACCAAGATAGCTATAATGCCGCTGGTGTGGAGCATCAGTATGCTCCGGGCACATTCCGGGATTATGCAGATACAAACTTCCGGTATCTGAAAGCTACCGGTCTTGTGCAAAGCAAGGGACGAGGGATTGCTATTGTTCCGGAGAAACACGTCTTTGTTGAACAGCTGGTGGCGGATATTGCCCTTCCGGATAATGACCTTCGGCTTGTTTCTTCTCTGTGCAACGGCGCTACGCTGCCGACTGATAACCGTGATACGGCTCGGATAGTCCTTTACGACCTTGTTGCTCAAGTCAATCGCCGGGGTGTCCAGTTCAACATTACCGGAAGAACGGTTGATACTGCTGCCGATATAGCGATTGTCCGGCACGAAGCCGAAGATATCCTGTCCCGGATGAATGAAGAGGAATATGCGAACCGCCAAGGGGAAGAATGGCATGAGATAGCGGAGTATATGGACCTGCTTATCAATCCGCGTAGGCGTCGTGGTGGCGATGACGATGAAGAGGCTATTGCCATTCCACAGGCGGAAGCTCCAGCATACTTCGAGTGGACGCTATGGCGGGCGTTCCTTGCCATTGATAGCCTTATGAACCGTCCTTACGAAGCTCGCCGGTTCAAAATTGATCAGGACTTCCTGCCTATTGGACCGGCTCCGGGCGGTGGTCCTGACCTGCTGTTTGAATTTGAGGATTTTGTGGTCGTCGTTGAGGTCACTCTGACGGAGAATTCCCGGCAGGAAGCTGCTGAAGGGGAACCAGTCCGACGGCATGTAGCAGACGAGGTTGTCCGGTATGCTGCCCAGAATAAGCCGGTTTATGGGCTGTTCCTTGCCAAGAAGATTGACAGCAATACCGCTGAAACGTTCCGTATCGGCGTCTGGTATGACCGGGACGATAATAGAATGGGACTGGACATTATTCCGCTGACCATAGCCCAGTTTAAGACACTGTTCGAAGCCATGTTCCGTTCGGGCAATGTTAGGGTTGCAGAAATCCGGGAACTGCTGAATATCTGCACCGGTTTCCGACCGGACCTGCATGCTCCCGAATGGAAGGCTGAAATTGATAGAACTGTGCTTGCTCGTGCAGCAGTTTTGACTGCTTGA
- a CDS encoding DUF7226 domain-containing protein yields MISQSDFPQADRLEKVGEVAIAVSQGNFSDVSIEGVIGLDSGGRQGRYYRLAAEILGLIVTSNNHSELTALGKEFSSLNTSSARNEFLTRCVLDSIVFQRAIAYINSDHPTEAQLRLWFLKFYPGAESTAKRRFSTFINYLNYLVKNKTIVINKDNYILNKYIGAAVKTKTLLCDGISDKEFKSDPKVGKKIKFEVQSQKLDRANQIHWNLVTAKSLFLKNKNLPAFENEIIDLYSKNNKDIVLYEMKSITDTNFVSQIRKALSQLYEYRYVFSEPNACICIVTNAPISKKDKWVIDYLNNDRLIAYEWTEDFKTFECHDGSQKLLSYFSP; encoded by the coding sequence ATGATTTCCCAAAGCGACTTTCCGCAAGCAGACAGACTTGAAAAAGTCGGTGAAGTCGCTATTGCTGTATCACAAGGGAACTTTTCGGATGTCAGCATTGAAGGTGTTATAGGGTTAGATTCTGGCGGAAGACAAGGAAGATATTATAGGCTTGCAGCAGAGATACTTGGTCTTATTGTAACCAGTAATAATCACTCTGAACTTACCGCTCTTGGCAAGGAATTTTCTTCTCTCAATACGTCATCTGCTCGTAATGAATTTCTAACAAGATGCGTACTTGATTCGATAGTTTTTCAGCGTGCCATTGCATATATCAATAGTGATCATCCTACTGAAGCACAATTGAGGCTTTGGTTTTTGAAATTTTATCCAGGTGCTGAAAGTACGGCTAAAAGACGTTTTTCGACTTTTATTAATTATTTGAATTATCTCGTAAAAAATAAAACCATTGTTATTAATAAAGATAATTACATCCTTAACAAATACATTGGAGCTGCGGTAAAAACCAAGACTTTGTTATGTGATGGCATTTCTGACAAAGAATTCAAATCTGACCCTAAAGTGGGTAAAAAAATTAAATTCGAAGTTCAATCACAAAAACTCGACAGGGCAAACCAGATACATTGGAATCTTGTCACGGCAAAATCACTTTTTCTAAAAAACAAGAATCTCCCGGCATTTGAAAATGAAATAATTGACTTATACTCAAAAAACAATAAAGACATCGTCCTATACGAAATGAAATCAATCACAGATACAAACTTTGTAAGCCAAATTCGAAAAGCATTGTCTCAATTGTACGAATATCGGTATGTATTTTCAGAACCAAATGCATGTATCTGTATAGTGACCAATGCACCTATCAGTAAGAAAGACAAGTGGGTTATTGATTACCTGAATAATGACCGGCTGATTGCTTATGAATGGACAGAAGATTTCAAGACATTTGAATGTCATGATGGCTCCCAGAAATTACTTTCATATTTTTCTCCGTAA
- a CDS encoding Dam family site-specific DNA-(adenine-N6)-methyltransferase, producing the protein MTKSKTNRNISELCDLSGCRPLLKWAGGKSQLLGQLLPKMPKKYGRYIEPFFGGGALFFAVKPEDAIIADSNPELVNLYQSVADNVDNVIRCLKRHNNTEDDFYKVRAQDWTKLSPASAAARTIFLNRTCFNGLYRVNKSGQFNSPYGRYVNPRILDEEGLRAASYLLSKATIVLGDYKDVLREHARSGDFVFLDPPYLPVSAYADFKRYTKEQFYEEDHVELATEIARLHELGCYVILTNSNNPLVHELYGRYEMYVVETKRHISCNGQGRTGQDVIVDIKPKARLNLKLVPEPLPEQALLYPPTRYMGSKNKLLKDIWAVASQFDFDTAVDLFSGSGIVGYMFKSHGKAVISNDYMHMSACFTKAMVENNSVILPLEEARRLLEPKHKSDGFVAEKFKGLYFEDADNRLIDVLRSNIWALKNQYKKAIALSALIRACTKKRPRGIFTYTGLGRYDDGRRDLHLSFADQFLEAVEAINSAVFDNGHENKSRHGDALTVPVVENALVYIDPPYYSPLSDNEYVRRYHFVEGLARNWKGVEIQEHTQTKKFKSYPTPFSTRKGAADAFDHLFKRFKNNILIVSYSSNSQPTQDEMLEIMGKYKTNVAVIPVDYKYSFGTHGHKVGDNNNDVQEYLFVGY; encoded by the coding sequence ATGACAAAATCAAAAACAAACAGAAATATCAGTGAGTTGTGCGATTTGTCTGGTTGCCGACCTCTTTTGAAGTGGGCAGGCGGCAAGTCGCAACTGCTTGGGCAACTGTTGCCCAAGATGCCGAAGAAGTACGGTCGCTATATCGAGCCATTCTTCGGCGGCGGAGCATTGTTCTTTGCGGTCAAGCCGGAAGATGCCATTATTGCCGACAGCAACCCGGAACTGGTCAACCTGTACCAATCGGTTGCCGACAATGTTGACAATGTTATCCGGTGCCTGAAACGCCACAATAACACGGAAGACGATTTCTATAAGGTCAGGGCGCAGGACTGGACCAAGCTTTCGCCAGCGTCCGCAGCGGCTCGGACAATCTTCTTGAACCGGACCTGCTTCAATGGATTGTACCGGGTCAACAAAAGCGGTCAGTTCAACTCGCCCTATGGTCGGTACGTCAATCCCCGCATTCTTGACGAAGAAGGATTGCGTGCCGCTTCTTACCTGTTGAGCAAGGCAACGATAGTTCTTGGCGACTATAAGGACGTACTACGGGAACACGCACGTTCCGGTGATTTTGTCTTCCTTGACCCGCCATATCTCCCGGTATCGGCGTATGCTGATTTCAAGCGATACACCAAAGAACAGTTCTACGAGGAAGACCATGTGGAACTTGCTACGGAAATCGCCCGCCTGCATGAACTAGGGTGCTATGTCATATTGACTAACAGCAACAATCCCTTGGTGCATGAACTATACGGGCGTTATGAAATGTACGTCGTTGAGACCAAGCGCCATATCAGTTGTAATGGACAAGGACGCACAGGGCAAGATGTTATCGTTGACATCAAGCCCAAGGCACGTCTGAACCTGAAACTTGTGCCGGAACCACTTCCGGAACAGGCTTTGCTGTATCCGCCTACCCGTTATATGGGAAGCAAGAACAAACTCCTGAAAGACATTTGGGCAGTAGCGTCCCAGTTTGACTTCGATACCGCCGTTGACCTTTTTTCCGGTAGCGGGATTGTCGGCTATATGTTCAAGTCTCATGGCAAGGCGGTCATATCGAATGACTACATGCACATGTCGGCGTGCTTTACAAAAGCAATGGTCGAGAATAATTCCGTTATTCTTCCGCTTGAAGAAGCACGGAGACTGTTGGAACCAAAGCACAAGTCTGACGGCTTCGTGGCGGAGAAGTTCAAGGGTCTTTACTTCGAGGATGCCGATAATCGCCTGATTGATGTCTTGAGGTCAAATATTTGGGCATTGAAGAATCAATATAAGAAGGCAATCGCCCTTTCGGCGCTTATCAGAGCCTGCACCAAGAAGCGTCCACGCGGGATATTCACTTATACCGGTCTTGGTCGCTATGACGACGGGCGGCGTGATCTTCACCTGTCATTTGCGGACCAGTTCCTAGAAGCTGTGGAAGCGATTAACAGTGCCGTTTTTGATAATGGGCATGAAAACAAATCACGCCACGGCGACGCTTTGACCGTACCGGTCGTAGAAAATGCACTGGTCTACATTGACCCGCCATATTACAGCCCGCTGTCGGACAACGAGTATGTCCGCCGGTATCACTTCGTTGAAGGGCTGGCAAGGAACTGGAAGGGTGTGGAGATACAGGAACACACCCAGACCAAGAAATTCAAATCCTATCCGACACCATTTTCCACAAGAAAGGGTGCTGCGGACGCCTTTGACCACTTGTTTAAGCGGTTCAAAAACAATATTCTGATAGTATCATACTCGTCCAACAGCCAGCCCACGCAGGACGAGATGCTTGAAATAATGGGCAAGTACAAGACCAATGTTGCGGTCATTCCGGTGGACTACAAGTATTCATTCGGAACACATGGGCACAAGGTCGGAGATAACAATAACGACGTGCAAGAATACTTATTTGTTGGGTATTGA
- a CDS encoding IS4-like element ISGme2 family transposase encodes MHTGPTVFKQLLQFLPRYEFNLCVRRHRGEYREKKFSTYDQFLCLAYAQMAGRESLRDIETCLNSHQEKLYHIGFRGDVSRTTLADANERRDWRIFQDFGHVLIGIAQQLYQADAIAVELTQPLYAFDSTTIDLCLTLFPWAEFRKTKAAVKMHTLIDLRGPIPTWVTITTGKVHDVRMLDHLPVAKDAIYTMDRGYVDFARLHSIHKQGAFFVVRAKDNLKCQRLYSHPKDKESGVRADQIITLVTQKSKKGYPEKLRRVSYVDKERNKRLVFLTNNFEIPAATVAAIYKQRWQVELFFKWIKQHLRIKSFIGTSVNAVKSQIWVALCIYLLVAITKKKLGVPCSLYTFLQILEVNLFEKKPISSLVAEALKRNADYPERNQLNLFNY; translated from the coding sequence ATGCACACCGGTCCGACCGTTTTCAAACAACTTCTGCAGTTTCTGCCCCGGTACGAATTCAATCTCTGCGTTCGCCGACACCGTGGCGAGTATCGGGAGAAGAAGTTCTCGACCTATGACCAGTTCCTCTGCCTGGCTTATGCCCAGATGGCTGGCCGTGAGAGCTTGCGGGATATCGAGACCTGCCTGAACTCCCACCAGGAGAAGCTGTACCACATCGGCTTTCGTGGTGATGTCTCCCGCACGACCCTTGCCGACGCGAACGAGCGCAGGGACTGGCGTATCTTCCAAGACTTCGGTCATGTACTGATCGGCATAGCTCAGCAGCTGTACCAGGCTGATGCCATCGCCGTTGAGCTTACGCAACCGCTCTACGCCTTTGACTCGACCACTATCGACCTGTGCCTTACGCTGTTCCCATGGGCCGAGTTCCGCAAAACCAAGGCGGCGGTCAAGATGCATACGCTCATTGATCTGCGTGGTCCCATTCCAACCTGGGTCACTATTACCACTGGCAAGGTCCACGATGTCAGGATGCTGGACCATCTGCCGGTTGCAAAGGATGCCATTTACACGATGGACAGAGGGTATGTCGATTTTGCCCGGCTCCACTCCATCCACAAGCAGGGAGCATTCTTCGTAGTTCGGGCAAAGGACAACCTGAAATGCCAGCGGTTATATTCCCATCCGAAGGACAAGGAATCAGGTGTACGGGCAGACCAGATTATCACCCTGGTGACGCAGAAGTCGAAAAAGGGGTATCCGGAGAAACTGCGCCGGGTCAGCTATGTTGACAAAGAACGGAACAAGCGACTCGTATTTCTCACGAACAACTTCGAGATTCCGGCAGCGACGGTGGCTGCGATTTACAAGCAGCGCTGGCAGGTGGAGCTGTTTTTCAAATGGATCAAACAGCACCTGCGGATCAAGTCGTTCATCGGAACGTCAGTCAATGCCGTGAAGAGCCAGATATGGGTTGCCTTGTGCATCTATCTGCTGGTGGCGATCACGAAAAAGAAGTTGGGGGTTCCGTGTTCGCTCTACACTTTTCTACAGATTCTGGAGGTCAACTTGTTCGAGAAAAAGCCCATTTCATCGCTGGTTGCGGAGGCTCTCAAGCGAAATGCTGATTATCCTGAGCGCAACCAACTGAACTTATTCAACTATTAA
- a CDS encoding recombinase family protein, with product MAKTIAYLRVSTSQQDLKNQKFEILDYAQKNGLSIDDFVEVEISSRKSVEERKIDYLVSMLSQGDRVIVSELSRIGRSTVEVLNIINELASKKVFLIAIKQNLNINGSENLQAKVMVTMFSLFAELERDLISDRTKRALEARKAAGVKLGRPKGATGVSKLDGMEGQITELLRKQVSLSSIAKIFSVSRGTVYSFIATRGLTA from the coding sequence ATGGCGAAAACAATAGCATACTTGAGAGTCAGCACAAGTCAGCAAGATTTGAAAAATCAAAAATTTGAGATTCTTGATTACGCTCAAAAGAATGGATTATCTATAGACGACTTTGTAGAAGTTGAGATTTCAAGTCGTAAGTCAGTAGAAGAGCGTAAAATTGACTATTTAGTTAGTATGTTGTCTCAAGGGGACCGTGTTATTGTCTCTGAATTGTCGCGGATAGGTAGAAGTACAGTAGAAGTTTTGAATATTATAAATGAATTGGCATCTAAGAAGGTGTTCTTAATAGCGATAAAGCAAAACCTGAATATAAATGGGAGTGAGAACCTTCAGGCAAAGGTTATGGTTACGATGTTCTCGCTCTTTGCAGAGTTGGAAAGAGATTTGATTTCTGATCGCACAAAAAGGGCTCTAGAAGCCCGAAAGGCTGCCGGGGTCAAGCTAGGACGTCCCAAAGGAGCTACCGGGGTAAGCAAACTTGACGGTATGGAAGGTCAGATAACAGAACTCCTGCGGAAGCAGGTATCATTGTCGTCTATTGCTAAAATATTTTCGGTTTCGCGCGGTACAGTCTACAGTTTCATTGCTACACGCGGGTTGACTGCCTGA
- a CDS encoding recombinase family protein, which produces MERPLCISYIRFSKATQAEGSSLERQLQLSRTYAEEHGLVLDDKHSYQDLGKSAFTSEHVKEGEFGVFLEFVKQGRVPKGSVLLVESLDRLSRESVLTAFKQFQEILDAGIKIVTLSDKMEYTKEGFEANIGNIFISLGIMARANEESLRKSERICAAWRLKRKNLHNIKLTANCPGWLELTPDKKDFILKEDRVEIVKQIFELSLSGLGVKAISTILNKQKIEPFRSKIGWYQTTVRKILSNSAVIGEFQPHVFGSKHSKPVPDGELIKDYFPPIIDTDTFYAVQAKLKNGAHRPGRTAKVENLFSGYTRCGYCGSRMDVVARHNVGGEVRYLVCDSARRGVKCSYISMKCNEIEKAFFEYCREIDIRYVLRAEQQADQNRLNELRKSLTARNGKLMKVQKQIDMLNVFLDDITERAELEHYHEQIKKKLEEKTNLSEEIEKLSKGICIAEYDNNNIDVRVQNLLTLDKAQNKSVKEDDKIMFRIRLRDELRQIISQILVYPRGSVFSDEQIEQKERDYEIKIKSASDSEKHILKHEKTIDLDGMRQSQQNTKDDRFFVVRFKNGNYRTIKYDKKQQAYRVTSELINDKLNWWMGNKEMAPIFREEEELHPFETEFELDSN; this is translated from the coding sequence GTGGAACGACCTCTTTGTATTTCGTATATCCGGTTTTCAAAAGCAACACAAGCAGAGGGAAGCAGCTTGGAAAGACAGCTTCAACTCTCCCGAACGTACGCAGAAGAACACGGGTTAGTGCTAGATGATAAACATTCCTATCAAGATTTGGGTAAGTCCGCCTTCACGAGTGAACATGTCAAGGAAGGTGAATTTGGTGTATTTCTCGAATTTGTGAAGCAAGGACGGGTGCCTAAAGGATCGGTTCTTCTAGTCGAATCGCTGGACCGATTGAGTCGAGAGAGTGTATTGACAGCCTTCAAGCAATTTCAAGAGATTTTGGACGCTGGCATCAAAATCGTTACTCTTAGTGACAAAATGGAGTACACAAAAGAAGGATTTGAAGCGAATATCGGCAACATATTCATTTCCTTGGGTATTATGGCTCGTGCAAATGAAGAAAGCTTGCGGAAATCAGAACGAATATGTGCGGCGTGGCGTCTGAAGCGCAAAAATCTTCACAATATAAAGTTGACAGCGAATTGTCCAGGGTGGCTTGAACTAACTCCTGACAAGAAAGATTTTATACTGAAAGAAGACAGAGTCGAAATTGTAAAACAAATATTTGAATTATCTTTATCTGGTCTTGGTGTAAAGGCAATATCAACCATATTAAATAAACAAAAAATAGAACCTTTTAGGTCAAAAATAGGTTGGTATCAGACAACCGTCAGAAAAATCCTTTCCAATAGTGCTGTGATTGGAGAGTTTCAGCCACATGTGTTTGGCTCAAAACATTCAAAACCGGTTCCGGACGGTGAACTAATCAAAGATTATTTTCCTCCTATTATAGACACCGATACATTCTATGCAGTACAAGCTAAATTGAAAAACGGAGCACATAGACCTGGTAGAACTGCTAAAGTAGAAAATTTGTTTAGCGGATATACAAGGTGTGGTTACTGTGGTTCACGTATGGATGTTGTTGCTAGGCATAACGTTGGAGGTGAAGTAAGGTATCTGGTATGTGATAGTGCAAGACGCGGAGTCAAGTGTAGTTACATTTCTATGAAATGTAATGAGATCGAGAAAGCATTTTTTGAATATTGCAGAGAAATTGATATTAGATATGTGCTTAGAGCAGAACAACAGGCAGACCAGAATAGATTAAATGAACTGAGAAAAAGCTTAACGGCAAGAAATGGCAAACTAATGAAGGTGCAAAAACAAATTGATATGTTGAATGTTTTTTTAGATGATATTACTGAAAGAGCAGAATTAGAGCATTACCACGAACAGATAAAGAAAAAGTTAGAAGAAAAAACAAACCTATCTGAAGAGATAGAAAAATTGAGTAAGGGAATATGCATCGCAGAATATGATAATAATAATATAGATGTTAGAGTGCAAAATTTGCTTACTTTGGATAAGGCACAGAATAAATCAGTGAAAGAAGATGACAAAATAATGTTTAGAATCAGATTGCGTGACGAGTTAAGACAAATAATAAGCCAAATATTAGTATACCCGAGAGGAAGCGTCTTTAGTGATGAACAGATAGAACAGAAAGAAAGAGACTACGAAATTAAAATAAAAAGTGCATCTGATTCAGAAAAACACATTCTGAAGCATGAAAAAACCATTGATTTGGATGGAATGAGGCAGTCACAGCAAAACACAAAAGATGATAGATTCTTCGTCGTCAGGTTCAAAAACGGTAACTACCGAACTATTAAATACGACAAGAAACAACAAGCGTACCGGGTAACTTCAGAATTAATTAACGATAAATTGAATTGGTGGATGGGGAATAAAGAAATGGCGCCAATATTTAGAGAAGAGGAAGAATTACACCCATTCGAAACCGAATTTGAACTGGATTCAAATTAG
- a CDS encoding complex I NDUFA9 subunit family protein gives MKIFLTGGTGFIGGHVRKALLEAGHRIRLLVHRRHEGVEAGVEQAEGDVTRLDTFATAVEGCDATINLVGIIREFPGRGMTFDKLHVEATQNVVEAARRAGIRRHLQMSALGSRPNATSRYHQTKWRAEEEVRASGLEWTIFRPSIVFGPKDDFINKLAGYIRSYPAVPVIGDGKYRLQPVAADDVARCFVLALEKPETVGQAYELCGPDRISYNDLLDTIGRIVGKGHVPKVPNPLGIMKLVVPVMQGFSFFPITMDQITMLVEENICASPWPQVFGFDPECFELGIAKYLRH, from the coding sequence ATGAAAATATTTCTGACGGGTGGAACAGGTTTCATCGGCGGTCATGTGAGGAAGGCGTTGCTGGAGGCGGGGCACCGCATCAGGCTCCTCGTCCACCGCCGGCACGAGGGGGTCGAGGCAGGGGTTGAACAGGCCGAGGGGGACGTGACGCGGCTGGACACCTTTGCCACGGCAGTGGAGGGATGCGACGCGACCATCAATCTCGTGGGGATCATCCGGGAGTTTCCCGGGCGGGGAATGACGTTCGATAAACTCCACGTGGAGGCGACGCAAAATGTCGTGGAGGCGGCCCGGCGGGCGGGGATCCGGCGCCATCTCCAGATGTCGGCCCTGGGCTCCCGGCCCAACGCCACCTCTCGGTACCATCAGACCAAATGGCGGGCCGAGGAGGAGGTGCGCGCCTCGGGGCTGGAGTGGACCATCTTCCGCCCTTCCATTGTCTTCGGTCCCAAGGACGATTTCATCAACAAGCTGGCCGGTTACATCAGGTCGTACCCGGCAGTGCCGGTCATCGGCGACGGCAAGTACCGGCTTCAGCCGGTGGCGGCCGATGACGTGGCCCGCTGTTTCGTCCTGGCCCTGGAGAAGCCGGAGACGGTGGGGCAGGCCTATGAACTCTGTGGCCCCGACCGCATCTCCTACAACGACCTTCTCGATACCATCGGCCGGATCGTCGGCAAGGGGCATGTGCCCAAGGTCCCCAACCCCCTGGGGATCATGAAGCTGGTCGTGCCAGTCATGCAGGGCTTCTCCTTTTTTCCCATCACCATGGACCAGATCACCATGCTCGTGGAGGAGAATATCTGCGCGAGCCCCTGGCCCCAGGTCTTCGGTTTCGATCCCGAGTGCTTTGAGCTGGGGATTGCCAAGTATCTTCGGCACTGA
- a CDS encoding ferritin family protein has translation MSEQGAVCYTFEAAVEMAIQMEEEGFRHYLAAIRKVKHKGAREILKEAALDELEHKHSLEQALLEGEMEGAGALDRQISTMNLGYVLAKKELSPNSDTREALAYAIHLEKGSMDFYKRMSQGCAGAPMAGIFEKMLADEAKHLQQLEDLYEEHFMTEN, from the coding sequence ATGAGCGAACAGGGTGCGGTCTGCTACACGTTCGAAGCCGCCGTTGAAATGGCGATACAAATGGAGGAAGAGGGTTTCCGGCATTATCTGGCCGCCATCAGGAAGGTGAAGCACAAGGGAGCCCGCGAGATTCTCAAGGAAGCGGCCCTTGACGAGCTTGAGCACAAGCACAGCCTGGAGCAGGCCCTCCTCGAAGGGGAGATGGAAGGGGCTGGCGCCCTTGACCGGCAGATTTCGACCATGAACCTCGGCTATGTCCTCGCCAAGAAGGAACTGAGCCCCAACTCGGACACTCGTGAGGCCCTGGCCTACGCCATCCACCTGGAAAAGGGGTCCATGGATTTCTACAAACGGATGTCCCAGGGGTGCGCCGGTGCCCCCATGGCGGGCATCTTCGAGAAGATGCTGGCGGACGAGGCGAAACACCTGCAGCAACTGGAGGATCTGTACGAAGAGCACTTCATGACCGAAAACTGA